From the Ascochyta rabiei chromosome 14, complete sequence genome, one window contains:
- a CDS encoding Glutathione transferase, which translates to MAQSKMTLYVDIVSPFAYIAFSVLENSPVFKQCDIKYVPILLGGLMKRCGNTPPLAIKNKDKWIETERTRWASYFSIPISRAPPPGFPISTLPVQRALVSLSLSHPQSVASAVALFYENTWVQWGEPTKPENLLAILRTLVGSDEEARRVLERAQTDEVKQALTRNTEQAFGHGAFGLPYFVATNAKGETEGFWGVDHMGQLTDHLGLERPSGRGWKALL; encoded by the exons ATGGCACAGTCGAAGATGACGTTGTACGTCGACATTGTGTCGCCGTTTGCGTACATTGCTTTTTCTGTCTTGGAG AACTCGCCGGTGTTCAAGCAGTGCGATATCAAATACGTGCCTATACTCTTGGGCGGCTTGATGAAGCGCTGCGGCAACACGCCTCCGTTGGCGATCAAAA ACAAAGACAAGTGGATAGAAACGGAGCGCACACGCTGGGCCAGCTACTTCAGCATCCCCATCTCGCGCGCGCCACCCCCAGGGTTCCCCATCAGCACGCTGCCCGTGCAACGCGCGCTCGTCTCGCTCTCGCTCTCGCACCCGCAGTCGGTCGCGAGCGCCGTCGCGCTGTTCTACGAGAACACGTGGGTGCAGTGGGGCGAGCCCACCAAGCCGGAGAACCTGCTTGCGATCCTGCGCACGCTTGTCGGGAGCGATGAGGAGGCGAGGAGAGTGCTGGAGCGGGCTCAGACGGACGAGGTGAAGCAGGCGCTTACGCGGAACACGGAGCAGGCGTTTGGGCATGGGGCGTTTGGGCTGCCGTACTTTGTTG CTACGAATGCGAAAGGCGAGACGGAGGGGTTTTGGGGCGTTGACCATATGGGACAACTTACGGATCATCTGGGGCTCGAGAGGCCGAGTGGGAGGGGCTGGAAGGCGCTGTTGTAG
- a CDS encoding actin organization and endocytosis protein, with protein sequence MFSGSNSYLGGGNSARGPPQPPYGQHPPFGQQPGFQGGMQPQQTGFGQQPVQPQQSQQTGFGGGPMQPMQPMQQQFTGYPGQPQAFGQQPQQLQSQFTGYPGQQQQHQQQNQGFQQQTPPQQPFQTGAPPQQQHQQQAPPQPQRPQPTGMTSSAMVDSFRAPSSSVPPPVPAKTGSKIPSIRLSFITVQDQAKFEQLFKSAVGDSQALSGDQARDLLLRSKLPGDALGHIWTLSDTTKSGQLLFPEFALAMYLCNLKLTGKDLPNSLPDRVKNEVSSMVDIISFNTADDQPSRPAPASNAPSFNEPPAIQQPQPQQSNSQLLSSLAPQPTGYGQQPMGMQPTGVQPQQTALGQGIGGGYNGLRPPMPPIPTGFGNNLTPQQTGMVPLNAQPTGMPGQWGLVNTPSTGLPNIEALAGRMMPQTGREGGNQTTAGLTGNATIPWAITKGEKKLYDDTFRAWDGMGKGYIAGAQAIEILGQSGLPKADLEKIWTLADSADRGRLNLDEFAVAMHLIYRKLNGYPVPNRLPPELVPPSTRNINDSIGAVKNLLRGDAEDRKNSGAFLQPQRTGVSYLKTHSFRSGSPAAGGRKDATVFRNNDDNAGYRSSARHRVGAGGRSPSPASGASSPIPGRSDEMSLDQLKKAVREKQILLDAMDTQDENAADEDDALDRRDRKEAEELYRRIRRVQEDIDAHPKASLRGNDSDAERRALKRQLQTLTDRLPEVASNVRRIEREIAEAQLELFRLKDAKAHPGSASTIVGTGPGGAVTESDRLKARAKAMMQARSAALTGRPAPASDDTGAAAERLEKEQSRIRSEKENNERMIRDVEDSVKEYTKGLESSLKEGGHDNRSEHERRRWEEALGVEDEVKDFIFDLQRSSRAARVRKEDKSRDTGRASSRSNETQSTSRYESPARAAEPQRSTPTPGGASSYRTPAERAAFIKQQAEQRMAERLAALGLRAPVKAGETAEQRAEREKKEREDKLRQAEEEDARREQERQKRLEGESTAPPAPSKTAGKKPAPPPPASRKNKVDVAQHDTQQADAEAKRADNEIAEQALREQQQAQEAETKRMEEEERRQEDELAKEREAAQARLRALEEQVQQGKLKKAEEKKRRAGAQKEEKEKEIRLAAQRAEIEAARERERQLQLQLEALDDEDSSDDDGPQNITPQETTPTTSQELPQSTAPPPAPPMPQLPGSFPSPPASAVTSPHPVAGGETTNPFYKKMAMSTQDNNNNNNNNNNNNTPPPPPSNTSEVSTNPFHRLTQENANKAAVPTFNEPAGPSARTARGRQDDDDWSVVDSDDSSSDDDEASTQGGAKHLASILFGTMAPPRPLSSMDNKDSHAESPAVTSPPAGIPPPPPMPAGSAPPPPPGPPPPPMGGAPPPPPMPNMKAPGGLDRGALLGQIQAGRGLRKVETKDRSTSSTAGRVL encoded by the exons ATGTTCTCCGGGTCCAACTCGTACCTAGGGGGCGGCAACAGTGCTCGAGGGCCACCGCAGCCTCCGTATGGCCAGCACCCGCCCTTCGGCCAGCAGCCGGGCTTCCAGGGCGGCATGCAGCCCCAACAGACGGGCTTTGGACAGCAGCCAGTGCAACCGCAACAGTCCCAGCAGACGGGCTTTGGAGGAGGCCCCATGCAGCCCATGCAGCCCATGCAGCAGCAGTTCACCGGCTATCCGGGCCAGCCGCAGGCCTTTGGACAACAGCCCCAGCAGCTGCAGTCGCAATTCACCGGCTACCCgggccagcagcagcagcaccagcagcagaaCCAAGGCTTCCAGCAACAAACACCGCCACAGCAGCCCTTCCAGACCGGCGCACcgccacagcagcagcaccagcaacaAGCACCCCCGCAGCCACAGCGACCCCAGCCCACGGGCATGACCTCGTCCGCAATGGTCGACTCCTTCAGAGCGCCCTCGTCCTCGGTGCCGCCGCCTGTTCCTGCAAAGACGGGCAGCAAGATCCCCAGCATACGCTTGTCCTTCATCACGGTACAGGACCAGGCCAAGTTTGAGCAGCTGTTCAAGTCCGCCGTAGGAGACAGCCAGGCTCTGTCAGGAGACCAGGCCCGCGACCTGCTGCTGCGCTCGAAGCTGCCAGGAGACGCCTTGGGACACATCTGGACGCTGTCCGACACCACCAAGTCGGGCCAGCTGCTGTTTCCCGAGTTCGCCCTCGCCATGTACCTCTGCAACCTCAAGCTGACGGGTAAAGATTTGCCAAACAGTCTGCCTGACCGCGTCAAGAATGAAGTCTCGAGCATGGTCGATATCATCTCCTTCAACACCGCAGATGACCAACCCAGCCGCCCTGCCCCGGCAAGTAATGCTCCATCCTTCAACGAGCCTCCTGCCATCCAGCAGCCGCAACCCCAGCAATCGAACAGCCAGCTGCTCTCCTCGTTGGCCCCTCAACCCACCGGCTACGGCCAACAGCCTATGGGCATGCAGCCCACAGGCGTGCAGCCTCAGCAGACTGCCTTGGGCCAAGGCATCGGAGGCGGATACAATGGCCTGCGGCCTCCGATGCCCCCAATCCCCACTGGCTTTGGCAACAACCTCACCCCCCAACAGACCGGCATGGTACCGCTCAATGCTCAGCCAACAGGCATGCCTGGTCAGTGGGGTCTGGTCAACACACCCTCCACTGGCCTCCCCAACATCGAGGCACTAGCAGGCCGAATGATGCCCCAGACTGGGCGAGAGGGTGGCAACCAGACAACGGCTGGACTTACTGGAAACGCGACCATCCCGTGGGCTATCACAAAAGGAGAGAAGAAGCTGTACGACGATACCTTCAGAGCTTGGGATGGCATGGGCAAAGGCTATATTGCAGGCGCGCAGGCCATTGAGATCTTGGGTCAAAGCGGTCTGCCAAAGGCCGACCTGGAAAAGATCTGGACACTTGCCGACTCGGCGGATCGTGGCCGACTTAATCTAGACGAGTTCGCTGTCGCCATGCATCTGATCTACCGCAAGCTCAATGGATACCCTGTTCCGAATCGTCTGCCTCCCGAGCTGGTACCCCCGTCTACGCGCAACATCAACGACTCGATCGGCGCAGTGAAGAATCTGCTTCGCGGAGATGCTGAAGACAGGAAGAACTCTGGCGCCTTTCTACAGCCTCAACGCACTGGTGTCAGCTATCTCAAGACGCACTCCTTCCGCTCTGGGAGTCCAGCGGCTGGGGGCCGAAAGGACGCCACCGTGTTCCGGAATAACGACGACAACGCTGGCTACCGCTCAAGCGCAAGACATCGTGTAGGCGCTGGTGGTCGCTCACCTTCGCCTGCTTCTGGCGCATCTTCGCCTATCCCTGGGCGTTCGGACGAAATGTCTCTGGATCAGCTCAAGAAGGCGGTCAGGGAGAAGCAGATCTTGCTGGATGCCATGGACACTCAGGACGAGAACGCTGCTGATGAGGATGACGCGCTCGATCGCCGGGACCGTAAAGAGGCGGAAGAACTGTACCGCCGCATTCGCAGAGTCCAGGAAGACATTGATGCTCACCCTAAAGCATCTCTACGAGGCAACGATTCAGATGCCGAACGCCGTGCACTCAAGCGGCAGCTCCAAACCCTGACGGACCGTCTGCCCGAAGTCGCTTCGAATGTACGCCGGATCGAACGTGAGATCGCTGAAGCTCAACTCGAACTCTTCAGACTGAAGGATGCCAAGGCGCACCCTGGCTCTGCCTCTACGATTGTCGGCACCGGACCTGGCGGAGCGGTGACAGAGTCAGACCGATTGAAGGCACGTGCCAAAGCCATGATGCAAGCACGTTCCGCCGCCTTGACTGGTAGGCCTGCCCCTGCCAGCGATGACACAGGTGCCGCAGCCGAGCGTCTGGAGAAGGAACAGTCCCGGATTCGATCTGAGAAGGAAAACAACGAGCGCATGATCCGTGACGTGGAGGATAGCGTTAAAGAATACACAAAGGGACTGGAGTCCAGCCTCAAAGAGGGTGGGCACGACAACCGCAGCGAGCACGAGCGACGCAGGTGGGAAGAAGCTCTTGGTGTTGAGGATGAGGTCAAGGACTTTATCTTTGATTTGCAGCGAAGCAGCCGTGCTGCTCGCGTCCGCAAGGAAGACAAGTCTCGTGATACTGGTCGCGCTTCATCGCGCTCCAACGAGACCCAGTCTACCTCTCGTTATGAGAGCCCCGCTCGTGCTGCTGAACCTCAGCGCTCGACACCCACGCCTGGTGGCGCGTCTTCATACAGGACGCCAGCGGAGCGAGCTGCTTTCATCAAGCAACAAGCTGAGCAGCGCATGGCTGAACGTTTGGCTGCCTTGGGCCTTCGAGCCCCCGTCAAGGCTGGAGAAACTGCCGAGCAACGTGCAGAACGTGAGAAGAAGGAACGTGAGGACAAGCTCAGGCAagctgaagaagaagatgcaCGTCGCGAGCAAGAGAGACAGAAAAGACTGGAAGGCGAGTCGACTGCGCCTCCCGCTCCATCTAAGACTGCTGGCAAGAAACCCGCGCCTCCTCCGCCAGCCTCGCGCAAGAACAAGGTCGATGTTGCGCAGCACGACACACAGCAAGCCGACGCCGAGGCGAAGAGGGCAGACAACGAGATCGCCGAGCAGGCCCTTCGAGAGCAGCAGCAAGCTCAGGAAGCGGAAACCAAGCGCATGGA AGAGGAAGAACGCCGCCAGGAAGACGAGCTAGCCAAGGAGCGTGAGGCTGCTCAGGCTCGCCTGAGAGCTTTGGAGGAGCAAGTGCAACAGGGTAAGCTCAAGAAGGCTGAAGagaagaagcgtagagctggCGCgcagaaagaagagaaggagaaggaaatCAGGTTGGCCGCTCAGCGTGCCGAGATCGAAGCTGCTCGTGAACGCGAGCGCCAGCTGCAGCTCCAATTGGAGGCTCTCGATGACGAGGACTCCTCTGACGATGATGGTCCTCAAAACATCACACCACAAGAGACCACACCCACCACAAGTCAAGAGCTGCCCCAAAGCACCGCACCGCCGCCAGCGCCACCCATGCCACAGCTTCCCGGATCGTTCCCTAGCCCGCCCGCATCAGCTGTCACCAGTCCCCATCCAGTCGCTGGGGGCGAGACCACCAACCCCTTCTACAAGAAGATGGCGATGTCTACCCaagacaacaacaacaacaacaacaacaacaacaacaacaacactcCGCCGCCTCCGCCTAGCAACACCAGCGAGGTATCTACCAACCCCTTCCATCGCCTGACGCAGGAGAATGCCAACAAGGCTGCCGTACCAACCTTCAACGAACCTGCTGGCCCATCCGCTCGCACCGCCCGAGGGCGCCAAGATGATGACGACTGGTCCGTCGTTGATTCGGACGATTCGTCGTCTGACGACGATGAGGCTTCTACGCAGGGGGGTGCCAAACATCTTGCCTCGATCTTGTTTGGTACAATGGCACCACCGCGTCCCTTGTCCTCGATGGACAACAAGGATTCTCATGCTGAGAGTCCAGCTGTGACATCCCCACCAGCGGGCATTCCGCCGCCTCCACCGATGCCTGCAGGCTCTGCTCCACCTCCACCCCCAGGCCCACCACCGCCCCCTATGGGGGGTGCTCCTCCACCACCCCCAATGCCTAACATGAAGGCACCGGGTGGCTTGGACCGTGGCGCCCTTCTGGGTCAGATCCAGGCTGGTAGAGGTCTGCGAAAGGTCGAGACCAAGGACAGGAGTACGTCATCGACCGCCGGTCGGGTTTTGTAG
- a CDS encoding MFS sugar transporter, which produces MSQTKNQTLRPVSMADSEKTAARSVGDLEKKEMGVGESGLPSRAASVHDRITDEKEAQVNEKRNSKPSNSDEEDDFEYPTKWKLAIITLALCLSVFCMALDNTIIATAIPRITDQFKALNDVGWYGSSYLLTTCATQLLYGKFYTFYSIKWVYITALFIFEVGSLICGVAPNSTALIIGRAVAGVGAAGIFSGAILIIASTVPLRQRPAYMGLIGGMYGVASVAGPLMGGAFTDHLTWRWCFYINLPLGAVTAAFIIPFFTITRRGKKSEATFREQIKKFDLEGTALFLPAIICLLLALQWGGSKYAWGSGRIIALLVLFVVLISGFIAVQWWKQEDATVPPRVFLNRNVWGSALFGAMLGSSFFVMVYYLPIWFQAVKGVSATKSGIMNLPAILGLVIVSMLAGGLVTYFGYYTPFMLLSSVLMAIGAGLLSTFETDTNSPKWIGYQFIFGAGVGFGMQQILVAVQTVLPADDIPIGTATMMFSQTLGGALFISVGQNVFTNQLIKNLHTVVPELDASFVLTVGATELKKQIEERFLPGVLSAYNLTLTQTFYVSVAAGAMSIVGAAFVEWKSMKGKKIEMAMA; this is translated from the exons ATGAGCCAAACAAAGAACCAGACGCTACGGCCGGTGAGCATGGCCGACTCAGAAAAGACAGCTGCGCGTAGCGTGGGCGATctcgagaagaaggagatggGTGTTGGCGAGAGCGGTTTGCCTTCGCGCGCTGCCTCCGTGCACGATAGGATCACCGACGAGAAGGAGGCACAGGTCAACGAGAAGCGCAACTCGAAACCCAGCAACAGCGACGAGGAGGACGACTTCGAATATCCCACCAAATGGAAGCTTGCCATCATCACATTGGCACTGTGTCTTTCTGTCTTCTGCATGGCGCTG GACAACACAATCATCGCAACAGCCATTCCTCGTATAACAGATCAGTTCAAAGCACTCAACGATGTCGGCTGGTATGGTTCGTCGTACCTGCTCACCACTTGCGCGACCCAGCTTCTGTACGGAAAGTTCTACACGTTCTACTCGATTAAGTGGGTCTACATCACTGCCCTGTTCATCTTCGAAGTCGGTTCTCTGATCTGCGGTGTTGCGCCCAACTCCACCGCACTCATCATCGGTCGCGCAGTCGCCGGCGTGGGCGCTGCTGGCATCTTCAGCGGTGCCATTCTCATCATCGCAAGCACAGTTCCTCTACGCCAACGTCCGGCCTACATGGGTCTGATTGGTGGCATGTACGGCGTTGCGTCAGTTGCTGGACCCTTG ATGGGTGGAGCCTTTACCGATCACCTGACATGGCGATGGTGCTTTTATATCAACCTCCCCCTAGGGGCCGTCACCGCTGCGTTCATCATTCCGTTCTTCACAATCACTCGCCGTGGCAAGAAGAGCGAGGCTACATTCAGGGAGCAGATCAAGAAGTTTGATCTCGAGGGTACCGCACTGTTTTTGCCTGCCATCATCTGCCTACTACTTGCTCTGCAGTGGGGTGGTAGCAAGTACGCGTGGGGCAGCGGGCGTATCATTGCGCTTTTGGTCCTTTTCGTTGTGCTCATCAGTGGATTCATTGCTGTGCAGTGGTGGAAGCAAGAGGACGCGACCGTGCCTCCTCGCGTCTTCCTCAACCGCAATGTCTGGGGATCGGCTTTGTTCGGAGCCATGCTCGGTTCATCCTTCTTCGTCATGGTCTACTATCTGC CCATCTGGTTCCAAGCTGTCAAGGGTGTATCGGCCACCAAATCCGGCATCATGAACCTACCTGCCATTCTCGGCCTCGTTATCGTCTCGATGCTTGCTGGTGGTCTCGTCACCTACTTTGGCTACTACACGCCCTTTATGCTCCTCTCCTCGGTCCTGATGGCCATCGGAGCTGGTCTTTTGTCGACGTTTGAAACCGACACCAACTCGCCCAAGTGGATTGGCTACCAGTTCATCTTCGGAGCGGGTGTTGGTTTCGGCATGCAGCAGATTCTGGTTGCCGTACAAACGGTGCTGCCGGCCGACGACATACCCATCGGCACGGCCACGATGATGTTCAGCCAGACGCTTGGTGGTGCTCTGTTCATCTCGGTGGGGCAGAACGTGTTTACGAACCAGCTGATCAAGAACCTTCACACGGTGGTACCTGAACTGGATGCGAGCTTTGTGCTGACGGTGGGTGCGACGGAGCTGAAGAAGCAGATCGAGGAGCGGTTCCTGCCTGGTGTGCTCTCAGCGTACAACCTCACGCTGACGCAGACGTTCTACGTGTCTGTAGCAGCAGGCGCCATGTCGATAGTCGGGGCGGCGTTTGTGGAGTGGAAGAGCATGAAGGGCAAGAAGATTGAGATGGCGATGGCGTAG
- a CDS encoding Methionine--tRNA ligase — protein MRTRIANSTVPALRSVYSTFTRSSPWSRRSCLVYSSHRRSISTKPAPEKPYYITTPIFYVNAAPHVGHLYTMVLTDIIKRWNVLRGKKAIMCTGTDEHGLKVQRAAAKAGVDPKSFCDKGADIFRDLALKAEISNDHFVRTTDQDHKDAVQYAWFLLQEKGLIYEQKHEGWYSVTDECFYPQSGVQPWIEPSTGRKIMTSIETGSEVEWSSEENYHFRLSAFREPLLEFYKANPEWIAPEHRMKEVVQAVESGLEDLSISRPYDRLTWGIRVPDDDSQTIYVWLDALMNYATKAGYPFTPGKERDGGWPADCHVIGKDIVRFHCIYWPAFLMALGLPLPKKILTHAHWTLGGAKMSKSTGRVVDPFHALDRYGPDVMRFYMAHDGGIQDDSSYDNVHIIRLYNKFLNQQLGNLASRITRGKKWSVRGAVERIGSAPAEYWSEGPGSSFWTNSLSTVASKVDGSFDIYDPRKALFQVTEFVRGANAFFQMSKPWDNIIEFAPGEPGEDVDRTIYLGAEALRMTGILLQPYMPNKAKKLLDQLGVQEDRRTLAYCQPGADLDYGTPMITLGSKHEGVLFPPLASEE, from the exons ATGCGTACACGAATAGCCAACTCGACGGTCCCAGCATTGCGTAGCGTGTACTCGACCTTTACCAGGAGCTCGCCTTGGAGCCGCCGGTCATGTCTGGTTTACAGTAGTCACAGGCGATCCATCTCGACCAAACCTGCGCCCGAGAAGCCCTACTACATCACTACACCCATCTTCTACGTCAACGCTGCCCCTCATGTCGGCCACTTGTATACCATGGTCCTTACGGATATTATCAAGCGATGGAACGTGCTCAGAGGGAAGAAGGCGATCATGTGCACCGGCACAGATGAGCATGGATTGAAG GTCCAACGAGCAGCTGCCAAAGCTGGCGTTGATCCTAAATCTTTCTGCGACAAAGGTGCAGATATCTTCCGA GACCTTGCGCTCAAGGCGGAAATCTCCAACGACCACTTCGTACGAACAACGGACCAAGACCACAAAGATGCTGTACAATATGCTTGG TTCTTGTTACAAGAGAAGGGCCTCATCTACGAGCAGAAACACGAAGGATGGTACTCAGTCACCGACGAGTGCTTCTATCCGCAGTCAGGTGTACAGCCATGGATTGAACCATCTACGGGAAGAAAGATCATG ACGTCCATCGAGACAGGCAGTGAAGTCGAATGGTCCTCCGAAGAGAACTATCACTTCCGCCTCTCTGCTTTCCGTGAGCCGCTTCTCGAATTCTACAAGGCCAACCCGGAGTGGATAGCGCCAGAACACCGCATGAAGGAGGTTGTGCAGGCTGTGGAGTCCGGCCTTGAAGACCTGTCGATATCTCGTCCTTACGACCGTCTCACCTGGGGTATCCGAGTCCCTGACGATGACTCGCAGACCATCTACGTCTGGCTTGACGCTCTTATGAACTACGCGACCAAGGCGGGCTATCCTTTCACGCCAGGCAAAGAACGAGACGGAGGCTGGCCCGCTGACTGCCACGTCATTGGAAAGGACATAGTTCGCTTTCATTGCATCTACTGGCCGGCATTTCTCATGGCACTTGGCCTCCCTCTTCCCAAAAAGATCTTGACACACGCCCATTGGACCCTTGGAGGCGCGAAGATGTCAAAGTCGACCGGGCGGGTTGTGGATCCTTTCCACGCCTTGGACCGATACGGACCGGATGTCATGCGATTCTACATGGCTCACGATGGCGGCATACAAGACGACTCGAGCTACGACAACGTCCACATTATTCGACTGTACAACAAGTTCTTGAACCAGCAGCTAGGGAATCTCGCGTCTCGCATAACCAGAGGCAAGAAATGGAGCGTCCGCGGCGCAGTCGAACGCATCGGCAGTGCACCAGCAGAGTACTGGTCCGAGGGACCTGGATCAAGCTTTTGGACCAATTCTCTGAGCACCGTCGCATCCAAGGTCGATGGCTCGTTCGACATCTACGACCCCCGGAAGGCATTGTTCCAGGTAACAGAATTCGTACGAGGA GCAAACGCGTTCTTCCAAATGTCGAAACCATGGGATAACATAATCGAGTTTGCTCCTGGCGAGCCCGGGGAAGATGTTGACCGTACCATTTACCTTGGCGCCGAGGCTTTGCGCATGACTGGCATCTTGCTCCAACCTTACATGCCGAACAAGGCAAAGAAACTGCTGGACCAGCTTGGTGTCCAGGAGGACAGAAGAACCCTGGCTTATTGTCAACCTGGCGCTGATCTTGATTATGGTACACCCATGATCACACTAGGATCGAAGCATGAGGGCGTTCTTTTCCCTCCTCTGGCAAGTGAAGAGTAA